AGTCCAGGTTCCCGGTGGGCTCGTCCGCCAGGACCAGCCCGGGCTCGTTGATGAGGGCACGGGCGATGGCCACCCGTTGCTGCTCGCCGCCGGACAGCCGAGAGGGAAAGGATCCGCCGCGGTCACCCAGGCCCACCGCCTCGAGCAGCCCTCGGGCCCGCTCGAACTTGTCGAACCGGGTCCGGAAAGGCAGGACCGGCGCCGCGACGTTGTCCAGGACCGACAGCGCCGGGAGGAGGTGGAAGCGCTGGAACACGAAGCCGATCGTCCGCCGGTACGCGGCCTGCTCGCCTCGGGACAGGCGGGTGACGTCCCGGCCGTCCACCACCACCTGCCCTTCGTCCGGCAGGTCCATGGCTCCCACCACGTGCAGCAGCGTGGACTTTCCCGATCCCGACGGTCCCATGACCGCGACGATCTGCCCCGCCGGCACCTCGGTCGTGACCGATTCGAGAGCCACCACCCCCGAGCCGTTGGAGAGGTACCGCTTGGAGACGCCGTCCAGGCGAACCGGGAACCCCATGTGCCTCACTCCTCCGCCAGGACGC
The sequence above is a segment of the Actinomycetota bacterium genome. Coding sequences within it:
- a CDS encoding ABC transporter ATP-binding protein, yielding MGFPVRLDGVSKRYLSNGSGVVALESVTTEVPAGQIVAVMGPSGSGKSTLLHVVGAMDLPDEGQVVVDGRDVTRLSRGEQAAYRRTIGFVFQRFHLLPALSVLDNVAAPVLPFRTRFDKFERARGLLEAVGLGDRGGSFPSRLSGGEQQRVAIARALINEPGLVLADEPTGNLDSATGAEIMDLLVGLREDRGLTVVVATHDPGVAARCDRIVRLRDGRVVDDVPVSPRAPESVMGDIGRFDPGG